ttttcgatgtatatatacattttgaGTGTTCATGCTTATtaccttttttttcacactTTCAGTAGTTCTACCAGTAGGTATTTGGAGAATAACACAAAGAGCCCCCTTAATTATACTAAGAGCTGAATCTACATAAACTGTTTTTAGCTTATCCATTTCTTATACTTGATTTGTATTAAGTTAAATGATCTTACCTTAAAAACATGCCGCTCATCAATCGTTTTCCCTTTAATATGAtcaactatttttttaaatactatgagagaaaaataaaatgaaaataaacaattttttgttttaaatggataaatattatacataaatattttaaagatctattattatgttcctattctgttcatatttctcatattttttttttcgtttttcaTAATGTATATTCATTTGAAATTTCAGAAAAATAGCCAATTTTGAAggcaaaaaaaagaattttaAATCTGATAGCacagttttattttttgcagAATATATGCACTATTGTATTTTCTATACttctacaattttttttttttttttttttttttaaattaagaGTAGTAGTTTTCACATAAAAAGTTATCTTCAAATGTAACTTTTTCCAAATGTTTAAAAagcacaaaaaaaattataaaaaagaaaaatgtaatGAAACAAAATTGGGTATATACTAAGAGTAGGAGGCACACCAAATGGGCACAAAAAAGTTAGTTTTTCAAACTTTTTCAAACTTTTTCAAACTGTTCAATCATCTTCAGCCATTTTCAACCTGTAATGAGTCATGGCACGATTGAACGAAAAAACGAATCGTATATCTGCTGCTTATCTCCTTCCTGGTAATACTCAAAAAAGTCGTCCAACGGGATGTGGTGGGGGTTTTCCGTGTAATACTCGATTTTGTCCTTATCCGTTTCGGCTAAGGATATGATATTTCGCAAGCTCGAATTAACAGAGCCCTATAAAGAGTGGGAAGTGgaaaatgtgaaaaatgCAGAAAATGTAGAAAAAATTGCAAAATGACAAAATGAGCGTGCAAAGCGTACCCCCTCTAAAAATTTGACGATGCGGGACGAACTGTCTAAGTTATACAAGTCGTTTTTAAAGGTTCTGTTCCATATATACTTTGCCAATACAGAGCAATACAGAtagcaataataatttgaagggtaatgaattaaatgtgtcgtttttgaaaaatgaatatgaggaaaaaaatctaatataaaaatatttttataatataatccTAAAAagtatgtttttatttcattttcaattaattgttttctttcattcatattatttgaattatgagataaagaataaaatatttgatcAACAATAGATTGTATAATAAGTTGGACAATTGGGTAgtaacatataatatttttatttttaacataatttgttatcatattttttatttcattttcttccgctttttgtgaatataaaatagatAATGCTTCATAgctatttaaatattcttcaAACAGATGGGATGAAAATTCTGAAAAATCTGCTCCACTTCTATTTCCTGATAAATGTTGTAAATATGTTGAGCTTAGTATACAATGTAATGTATGTCCAAACTCATGAAGAAACACATTAACTTTTTCTACATTCATTTTAATGCTCTCtaaaaagttttttatttcgtcAGAGATAAAATCGCATTTTGTGTTTTCCTTGGGTTCGCCTTTTTTCTCTACATCTTTATTCTTATCACGGTTGGCTTTAAAATTGCAAACCAAAAATGTGGAGGTAGTTTGTCTATACATAGCATTTTCAGATATGtcttgattatttttttcatttttaatgatgCCTGTGTAGAAAAATGGAATACCAACTTCGTTACCTTCTTCAAACCATTTATACTTTAAACAggtgttcatatttttagagCATCGAACTGTATATTGTGCTATTGcttgatttttattttccctttcaaataaatccatatatatataaccataaatatgattatcttttttaatttcaaattttaaaatattttcatcccAGAGTTCTCCTTTCATTGGTATCACACTTACCATATCTAACagataacttttttttaaaatttttatgacgAAACTTAAAACATCATATAAGGTTAAATGGTCGTTCATCTTGTCTTCAATCTTTTTCAacttttccatttttattttattaatatagtaGAATATGTTTTCTGGAGTTACTAAAGACAAGCTACTACTACCATCTTTGCAACCACTACCTAAGCCAGCATtgtcatcattttcatttgttgGAGATACACTGCTTCGATTTCGACCTTCACAAAACTGAATATAACGCTCTATGAATTTTAACTCATCGAAGAAATGgggtaatatttttttaaaaaccttttctaaaaaatataagaccTTATCGGGAGAAtttaatatacaattttttaatgcatATTCATTGtagtttttaaaatttctataaataattaacatatttctataatattgtaaaactaaaatattattttgaaacTCTTTATTtggttttttaaataagctGTAGATTTTTTCTCTTAAGTTCTGTTCAGgaatattttctaaaagtgttaataaaaaagaactatcttgtaaaatatatatataatcattaGTAGGATATAAATAgcttgtttttattttattatttttatataaaggtCGAAtcttattttcatattcaatcaatatatttttatctatatattgtaatagtttatttttttcaatataaaCTCCTTCTAagttatttgaaaaatttgaagatgaatgaaatgaaaaatatttctcttGTGCTTGTAATTctaaatattcttttttctttgttttGTCTTTAATATGTACACCCTGATTTTCCATAGATTGAAtcatattttctaaaacTTCTttatgttcataatttaatatatctatattatcattatatttttgttttaaaaagttataaattttttcatcGATATTTATCTCatcaataaaatttgtCAACTTTTCTAAACCTTCATGAGCTTTTAAaattacattattattgttatgtAAATTTCTTAACAATTCTAAAGCATCACCtaatttacataaattatttgaaacaGTGTCTATCCTatttacaattatatatatattcctttctttaaatatatcttgtaataattttttacatatttttatacacaTATCAGTAAActctaaaatattttcaccATCATTAGATATTCCTTTTAATTCAAGAATACATCCCTCTTCatctttatcatttatgttgttaactttttttaaaacacaatcgatatattcaatatcactattttttaatttatctaCAGATTTTAAGGTTTGTTCATACTTATAATTTCCACTGAagtaacattttttatctttaaaGATGTTCTCATAACCCCCCTTTATATTTAACCTAACTCTACTAacttcaattttttttaaagcattcttaaaatttatattatctttaTCTTCAACAAACTTGTTAACCAATACTTTCCTATCAGTACAAATACCTCTACCCACATTTTCACGTATCGATATTTTTCCTACCCGTTTTAAGTAACGAATTGAATTTTCCATTGTAGACTTGCgtagctatttttttttttttttggtttatatttttaggtTTTGCTTGTTTGaaatttccttttttggGGGTCACAAATATGAAAGTCTATTCTATGCAAtgtgtgcatatttatCGGCATTTTTCAAAGCAAAAAAGGCAtgcgtatatatatgtatatataaataaatagcaTACACAACCGTGTATATGTTTCTCCCCTTCTTATTGCTGAGTAGGGAGATAATCCTATGGTATatctattatttattattcatttatttcataatttggAAAATCATagagaatatatatacacccACATATGCTTATATACTGTATTAGCAATCTTTCATactttgaaaaaattaaaacaaaatctacaaatataaaatatgtagatAAACAGAGATATAAAGAATGGTTCGTtggaataattattattgaaattttttatttttaaagtaaaaaataattaaataaataactttatttttcaaataaaattggcATGAATTTATTTCACCCTTCACATGTttgcataaaaattatgtcgTTTGCTACGTTTTTATCCTAAATAGTAatctacaaaaaaaaattaaaaaaataaaaataatttaactGCCCCAAATTTCCGTTTTAtaactttaaaaaatattatcaccatttatcaaatttttcAAGTGTACAAATGTTATACTAAGAGAGTATACAAcctatacatatatttatatgttttggTGCTATCATTATATAGGCTTgtggaaaattatatatatattttttttaatagctAGCTAAATGGATATTTctaattttgattttatgGATATAATAGGAAAGGGAACATATGGTTAGTTATATTGTGGAGAGTGACacataaatgtatatttgCATGAAGGGTGTATATACTTGactaaatatacataatatatattttatttttttatatatttaaaaatgaaggtATTGTGTACAAGGCCATggataaaaaggaaaataaactcgttgcaataaaaaaaataataaatttatgcGATCAAAATTATGGGATAagcaaaattatattacgAGAGCTAAGCAtacttcaaaaaataaatcacaaaaatattattggtactattaatttttgtaaaaataaaaaatcatgAGTCTTATGCTTCAACATAATTGCACACAGATCGAGTTGCTTACttggttttatttttatttttttttttttttctaagttttaagaaatattttttacggGAAAGACATAGAACAAAAGTTGATAGGAGAAAACCTGGAGAATTCGTGTTTGTATTTAGTAAGAAATAAACACTAACTGTAAttccataaatatattatgatggaaatataatttttaataatatctgttaaaatttatttcaccTTTTTCCctttcctttttaaaaagacCTTCGAATATTGTGATATTGATCTCctaaattttacaaaaaaatatattttaaatatcaaGGAAGTgaagtatataatatttgagCTACTACTAGCACTATGCTATTTGcattcaaataattatttgcatAGAGATATAAAACCAGAGaacatatttatcaatTCAAAAGGTGAAGTAAAGTTAGGAGATTTAGGATTGTCTATTGAGAAAAGTGATAATATGACCCCATCAGTGGTAACAATCTGGTATAGACCTCCAGAGTTACTTttgaaacaaaataattatgatcaGAAAGTCGACATTTGGAGTGTGGGGTGCTTATTTGTTGAACTAATAACTGGGAGGTATATTTTCACACATATTTGCTTATTACCATTTgttatattcaaatttttgtcatgtatataaatatgtgttgaaatatttcatattttgtatgggcacataaagaaataaaaaaaatacatttttttagacCTCTATTTCCAGGGAAAAATGACCAATCACAGGTAGGcccaaaatataaaaaatttgtataaactttttttagcacactttttattataaaatattatgaatgcTTATTTTTCAGCTTGATTTAATTCATGCAACACTTGGAAATAAAACTGAAATACCAATGGATAACAGTGAAAGATATAACTCGTTTCCCTACTATGAGGTATAAGAATGTGTAACTCAATTATTGCATTATCACattaacaaattaaaaaaaaaaaaaaaaaaaaaaaaaacagctTTTTCCTATATTGAGCTAGCCATtaattgttaataatattaagggaatatttttttttctcatttaagctgtttttatatatttttttaggaGAACATTTTAAAGAGTATGATTTCTGACGAATCAGCTTGCGATTTAATTTCTAAAATGTTAATTTATGATCCGTATTTTAGGATATCATCAAAGGAAGGTTATTATGTGTGCATTTTGTTTTGCCATTTAGCTATTTGTCCAGCTTTACACAATTTTGACTTTAAACAATGAAAATTTCCATgcacaataaaataattatatgtagattgcttttcccttttttatcttttgcttattgtatttctttcacatttatataatatttttttccttacccctttttttttaattagcTTTAAAACATAGTTGCTTTGATGATATGACCAAGTTACCACCCCTTACCATATAggaaaaag
This region of Plasmodium chabaudi chabaudi strain AS genome assembly, chromosome: 13 genomic DNA includes:
- a CDS encoding mitochondrial intermediate peptidase, putative, with the translated sequence MENSIRYLKRVGKISIRENVGRGICTDRKVLVNKFVEDKDNINFKNALKKIEVSRVRLNIKGGYENIFKDKKCYFSGNYKYEQTLKSVDKLKNSDIEYIDCVLKKVNNINDKDEEGCILELKGISNDGENILEFTDMCIKICKKLLQDIFKERNIYIIVNRIDTVSNNLCKLGDALELLRNLHNNNNVILKAHEGLEKLTNFIDEINIDEKIYNFLKQKYNDNIDILNYEHKEVLENMIQSMENQGVHIKDKTKKKEYLELQAQEKYFSFHSSSNFSNNLEGVYIEKNKLLQYIDKNILIEYENKIRPLYKNNKIKTSYLYPTNDYIYILQDSSFLLTLLENIPEQNLREKIYSLFKKPNKEFQNNILVLQYYRNMLIIYRNFKNYNEYALKNCILNSPDKVLYFLEKVFKKILPHFFDELKFIERYIQFCEGRNRSSVSPTNENDDNAGLGSGCKDGSSSLSLVTPENIFYYINKIKMEKLKKIEDKMNDHLTLYDVLSFVIKILKKSYLLDMVSVIPMKGELWDENILKFEIKKDNHIYGYIYMDLFERENKNQAIAQYTVRCSKNMNTCLKYKWFEEGNEVGIPFFYTGIIKNEKNNQDISENAMYRQTTSTFLVCNFKANRDKNKDVEKKGEPKENTKCDFISDEIKNFLESIKMNVEKVNVFLHEFGHTLHCILSSTYLQHLSGNRSGADFSEFSSHLFEEYLNSYEALSILYSQKAEENEIKNMITNYVKNKNIICYYPIVQLIIQSIVDQIFYSLSHNSNNMNERKQLIENEIKTYFLGLYYKNIFILDFFPHIHFSKTTHLIHYPSNYYCYLYCSVLAKYIWNRTFKNDLYNLDSSSRIVKFLEGGSVNSSLRNIISLAETDKDKIEYYTENPHHIPLDDFFEYYQEGDKQQIYDSFFRSIVP
- a CDS encoding protein kinase 6, putative: MDISNFDFMDIIGKGTYGIVYKAMDKKENKLVAIKKIINLCDQNYGISKIILRELSILQKINHKNIIVLRNIFYGKDIEQKLIGENLENSCLYLTFEYCDIDLLNFTKKYILNIKEVKYIIFELLLALCYLHSNNYLHRDIKPENIFINSKGEVKLGDLGLSIEKSDNMTPSVVTIWYRPPELLLKQNNYDQKVDIWSVGCLFVELITGRPLFPGKNDQSQLDLIHATLGNKTEIPMDNSERYNSFPYYEENILKSMISDESACDLISKMLIYDPYFRISSKEALKHSCFDDMTKLPPLTI